A part of Flavobacteriaceae bacterium GSB9 genomic DNA contains:
- a CDS encoding SelT/SelW/SelH family protein: protein MKNQVKIIYCTQCRWLLRATWMAQELLTTFSEDIQALTLVPGTGGIFEIYANGEKIWSRKAMNGFPEITTLKIKVRDVINPDKDLGHIDRKK from the coding sequence ATGAAAAATCAAGTTAAAATTATATACTGCACCCAATGTCGATGGTTACTAAGGGCAACATGGATGGCCCAAGAATTATTAACAACTTTTAGCGAAGACATTCAAGCATTAACACTCGTACCCGGAACGGGCGGCATTTTTGAAATCTATGCTAATGGCGAAAAAATTTGGTCGCGCAAAGCCATGAATGGCTTTCCTGAGATAACAACCTTAAAAATAAAGGTTAGGGATGTTATAAATCCTGATAAAGATTTAGGCCATATTGATAGAAAAAAGTAA
- a CDS encoding site-specific integrase, translating to MATLKLTLDKRRKYKDGRSPLIFRLTHKGRSTSIHIGIKLLEREWNANKLRIKNSHPFCKELNIELKNKQTELEILAFRNAEKIMLMDQVKKVKQLLIEKPQNTAVYFSAFAKEKMKVLKEQERYGNAQSYKTASDRILRFKGMQLELNQIDYNLILSFENYLLIDGVSRNSVAVYMRTLRAILNLAAKEDKYNLKNYPFKKYKIRTEKTISRAIGLLEIRKIYQLDDLTNKEEQAKDIFLLILSLIGISFMDLILLKKSNIDRDRIIYKRRKTGKVYSIKLSSFSIRIIKKYCHKSSDFILPQFQQDNFKKSQYRHCVSLGLNKTNKYLKKIGKRLDLPITLTTYVARYSWANIAKSTGCSKELIAEALGHTYGNHVTGIYLDTYGNDLIDGANKQIIKKCFYEL from the coding sequence ATGGCGACACTTAAATTAACATTAGACAAGCGTAGAAAATATAAAGACGGCAGAAGTCCGTTAATATTTAGATTAACCCATAAAGGGCGTAGTACATCAATACATATTGGAATAAAGCTTCTGGAAAGGGAATGGAATGCTAATAAATTGAGGATAAAAAATAGCCACCCATTTTGTAAAGAGTTAAATATTGAATTAAAAAATAAACAAACAGAATTAGAAATATTAGCTTTTAGAAACGCAGAAAAAATTATGTTGATGGACCAGGTCAAAAAAGTAAAACAACTTCTTATTGAAAAGCCTCAAAACACCGCTGTTTACTTTTCAGCTTTTGCAAAAGAAAAAATGAAAGTTTTAAAAGAACAGGAAAGATATGGTAATGCTCAATCTTATAAAACAGCTTCTGACAGAATTCTACGTTTTAAAGGGATGCAACTAGAGTTAAATCAAATAGATTATAACCTTATTCTGTCTTTTGAGAATTATTTGTTAATAGATGGAGTAAGCCGAAATAGTGTAGCTGTTTATATGAGGACCTTAAGAGCAATTCTTAATCTAGCCGCTAAAGAAGACAAGTATAATTTAAAGAATTACCCATTTAAAAAATACAAGATTAGAACGGAAAAAACTATTTCAAGAGCTATTGGCTTATTAGAGATTAGAAAGATTTACCAATTAGATGACTTAACAAACAAAGAAGAACAAGCAAAGGATATTTTTTTGTTAATATTATCTTTAATAGGTATTTCGTTTATGGACCTTATTTTATTGAAGAAGTCAAATATAGATAGAGATAGGATTATTTACAAAAGAAGAAAAACAGGTAAAGTATATAGCATAAAATTAAGTTCCTTTTCAATTAGGATAATTAAGAAGTATTGTCATAAATCTTCTGACTTTATTCTGCCTCAATTTCAACAGGATAATTTTAAAAAAAGTCAATATAGACATTGTGTAAGTCTCGGCTTAAATAAAACCAACAAATATCTTAAAAAGATAGGTAAGAGGTTAGACTTACCCATAACCTTAACCACCTATGTAGCCAGATATAGTTGGGCCAATATTGCAAAAAGTACAGGATGTTCTAAAGAGCTTATAGCTGAAGCACTCGGTCATACCTATGGAAACCATGTTACGGGTATTTATTTAGATACTTATGGGAATGATTTAATAGATGGGGCCAATAAACAAATAATTAAAAAGTGTTTTTATGAATTATAA
- the rbfA gene encoding 30S ribosome-binding factor RbfA: MEESQRQKKIGSVLQQDLVEVLQGAATQGGMRGVLISVSKVKVTVDLSIAKVYLSIFPNNKAKELLEGIRSNTPLIRHELAQRTKNQLRRMPNLEFFIDDSLEYIEKIEQSLKGEDNPIKNPDALDKRKKS; encoded by the coding sequence GTGGAAGAAAGTCAAAGACAAAAAAAAATAGGGTCTGTTTTACAACAAGATTTGGTTGAAGTTTTACAAGGTGCGGCAACGCAGGGCGGCATGCGCGGTGTATTGATTTCGGTCTCGAAAGTAAAAGTAACAGTAGACCTATCGATTGCCAAGGTCTATTTGAGTATTTTTCCAAACAATAAAGCCAAAGAACTTCTGGAAGGTATTCGCTCCAACACGCCTTTGATTCGTCATGAATTGGCACAACGCACAAAAAACCAATTGCGTCGTATGCCAAATTTGGAATTTTTTATTGACGATTCTTTAGAGTATATCGAAAAGATTGAACAGTCGCTAAAGGGCGAAGACAACCCTATAAAGAACCCAGATGCTTTAGACAAAAGAAAAAAATCGTAA
- a CDS encoding T9SS C-terminal target domain-containing protein yields the protein MKNLSLLVSFAFISFSIQAQIENVDEKFTLPETVAESSGAIFFNGKLITHNDSGNENRLYEVDTISGAITRTVTITNAENKDWEDIAQDEEYIYIGDFGNNNGNRTDLKIYKIIKSDYLNDTNVTAEVISFSYKDQTDFTSNTNNTPWDAEALISFNENNLVLFSKNWVDNITLAYSIPKAVGDYQITALPNSLNSNGLITGATYNTYTNKLYLVGYSSNLQPFVWVVEGFTDSGFSNLNTQTQLTSLALEQVEGITFVNENRFFITSESFNVSVGGFTLSDTAKLISFSTNDTSLNNNDETLQNKYNVTVYPNPVKHSLNIDTVGFDYIELFGMHSKRLLISQDKQLDMQKYHQGVYLLKIHLDQGQTVFKRLVKI from the coding sequence ATGAAAAATCTTTCGTTGCTAGTTTCGTTCGCTTTTATTTCGTTCAGTATCCAAGCACAAATTGAAAATGTTGATGAAAAATTTACATTGCCTGAAACTGTAGCTGAATCTTCTGGGGCTATTTTCTTTAATGGAAAGCTTATTACGCACAACGATTCGGGGAATGAAAATAGGCTTTACGAGGTGGATACTATTTCTGGAGCAATTACGCGGACTGTAACCATAACCAATGCAGAAAACAAAGATTGGGAGGATATCGCACAGGATGAGGAATACATTTATATAGGCGATTTTGGTAATAATAATGGGAATAGGACAGACTTGAAAATTTACAAAATAATTAAATCTGATTATCTAAACGATACAAACGTAACGGCCGAGGTTATAAGTTTTAGCTATAAAGACCAAACCGATTTTACTTCAAATACAAATAATACACCCTGGGATGCAGAAGCTTTAATTTCGTTTAACGAGAATAATTTGGTGCTTTTCAGTAAGAACTGGGTTGATAATATTACTCTTGCCTATAGTATTCCTAAAGCCGTTGGAGATTACCAAATCACAGCTTTGCCCAATAGTTTAAACAGTAACGGCCTTATAACTGGTGCTACATACAATACTTACACCAACAAACTTTATTTGGTGGGATATTCATCAAATTTGCAACCATTCGTTTGGGTGGTCGAAGGATTTACAGACTCAGGTTTTTCAAATTTAAATACCCAAACCCAGCTAACCTCTTTGGCTTTAGAACAGGTTGAGGGTATAACGTTTGTAAATGAAAATCGGTTTTTTATCACATCGGAATCTTTTAATGTATCGGTTGGCGGATTTACGTTGAGCGATACCGCCAAGCTAATTTCTTTTTCTACCAACGATACCAGTTTGAATAATAATGATGAGACGCTTCAAAATAAGTATAATGTTACGGTTTACCCTAATCCTGTGAAACATTCTTTAAATATAGATACTGTAGGGTTCGATTATATCGAGTTGTTTGGAATGCATTCTAAACGACTTTTAATATCACAGGATAAACAATTGGACATGCAGAAATACCACCAAGGCGTTTATTTGTTAAAAATTCATTTAGATCAAGGGCAAACAGTGTTCAAAAGGCTAGTAAAAATTTAA
- the mce gene encoding methylmalonyl-CoA epimerase: MNKIEHIGIAVKSLKDSNDLFSKLFGQRCYKTEEVDTEGVNTSFFKVGDNKIELLEATENDSPIAKFIEKKGEGIHHIAFAVDDIKVEIERLQKEGFVVLNDTPRRGADNKMVAFLHPKTTNGVLIELCQDIK, encoded by the coding sequence ATGAACAAAATTGAACACATAGGGATAGCCGTTAAAAGCCTAAAAGATTCAAACGATTTATTTTCAAAGCTGTTCGGCCAACGGTGTTATAAAACTGAAGAAGTGGATACTGAGGGTGTTAACACTTCTTTTTTTAAAGTGGGCGATAATAAAATAGAGCTTTTAGAAGCCACAGAAAACGATAGCCCCATTGCCAAATTTATTGAAAAAAAAGGCGAGGGCATTCACCACATTGCTTTTGCTGTTGATGATATTAAGGTCGAAATTGAACGACTTCAAAAAGAAGGTTTTGTGGTACTTAACGATACCCCAAGGCGAGGTGCCGATAATAAAATGGTAGCGTTTTTGCATCCTAAAACAACAAACGGTGTGTTAATTGAATTGTGCCAAGATATAAAATGA
- the dusB gene encoding tRNA dihydrouridine synthase DusB has translation MVKIDNIELPDFPLLLAPMEDVSDPPFRALCKEQGADVVYTEFVSSEGLIRNAAKSVMKLDIYEKERPVGIQIFGSNLDSMLQTIDIVAESKPDIIDINFGCPVKKVVSKGAGAGILKDVCLMEQLTAEMVKRTNIPITVKTRLGWDHDSIRIVEVAERLQDVGCKAIAIHGRTRAQMYKGHADWKPIAQVKNNPRMHIPVFGNGDVDTPERAMEMRDQYGLDGCMIGRASIGNPWFFKQVKHFFHTGEHLEPISLKERVEAARRHLQMSIDWKGETLGVFETRRHYTNYFKGIPHFKEYRMKMVTSDHAEDVFAAFDEVEEKFANYQFAE, from the coding sequence TTGGTAAAGATAGACAATATAGAACTTCCTGATTTTCCGTTGCTTCTGGCACCCATGGAAGATGTGAGCGACCCACCATTCCGTGCGCTTTGCAAAGAGCAAGGTGCCGATGTGGTTTACACCGAGTTTGTATCTAGCGAAGGACTAATTCGTAATGCGGCCAAAAGCGTTATGAAATTGGATATTTATGAAAAGGAGCGTCCCGTGGGGATTCAAATTTTTGGATCTAATCTAGATAGCATGCTGCAAACTATAGATATTGTTGCAGAGTCGAAACCAGATATTATTGATATTAATTTTGGCTGCCCCGTTAAAAAGGTGGTGAGCAAAGGTGCTGGAGCTGGTATTTTAAAGGATGTTTGTTTAATGGAGCAACTCACTGCCGAAATGGTTAAGCGTACCAACATCCCTATTACCGTGAAAACCCGTTTGGGTTGGGACCACGACTCCATTCGCATTGTTGAGGTGGCCGAACGCTTGCAGGATGTTGGTTGTAAGGCCATAGCCATCCATGGTCGTACCCGAGCGCAAATGTATAAAGGCCATGCCGATTGGAAGCCTATTGCCCAGGTGAAAAACAACCCAAGAATGCATATTCCGGTATTCGGAAATGGCGATGTTGATACTCCCGAACGTGCTATGGAAATGCGTGACCAATATGGTTTAGATGGTTGTATGATTGGCCGTGCCAGTATTGGTAACCCCTGGTTTTTTAAGCAAGTAAAACACTTTTTTCATACAGGTGAACACCTAGAGCCCATTTCGTTAAAAGAACGCGTTGAAGCAGCTAGGCGACACCTGCAAATGTCTATCGATTGGAAAGGTGAAACGTTGGGCGTATTTGAAACGCGCCGCCATTACACCAATTACTTTAAGGGGATTCCGCACTTTAAGGAATACCGTATGAAAATGGTAACAAGCGACCATGCTGAAGATGTTTTCGCTGCCTTTGATGAGGTTGAAGAAAAATTTGCCAATTATCAGTTTGCTGAGTAA
- a CDS encoding TonB-dependent receptor plug domain-containing protein: protein MTHHSTKVKKGLLLCLICLLSTFNILSAQEKKSITDIEKIYVHTDRDYYVLGEDLWYKAYVVNAYSHQLFDYSNVLYVELISPESKILARNKTLIQEGLGHGDFKLNDSIGAKPGRYQLRAYTNYSRNFGDDFIFEKDFEIIDVYQQFKTEETDLNADQAKAAKTIEAKENQIDIQFFPEGGSLVHNVPSAVAFKATDSYGNPVEVKGEIYDSNNQLVSLFLGVHNGMGKFQLKPQLGSNYYAKITTSSGLTFEKQLPEVIETGYLLSYKKYQNRDIVSIRTNAKTMAEQGGQVSISCNTRGINYLEGTQQLNKTVLSFELPTQRFTEGISQITLYDSKGLPQSERLVYIEKSQDLQVELSTDKNEYVIGEHVHLNLKSQTKSGDGVLASFSLSVADTNGSNLTNDYSSNICSHFLLESDIRGKIIDPGYYFDKRNKQRLAHLDLLLLTQGWRNFLWKTMPKPSADRYYEVEKGFEITGNVKQLFGQKPKVGLNLTLALMGEKGMNILNAETDSLGHFKFDELMFVGKTNMFLNSRNDRGKFRGEIVMNPFETKPMPANFSVKDSIFLEPVTTSEKIIENVYRKYASFGIAAENVLDAVEITATKKRESTSLHGIADFTYEVDENSPVVNDIYQFIQLTIPGTIVTNDTVRFMRFSGPAHIILDGFPLFTQADLDFVLPENVERIEAIKGPSAAIYGAEGANGVIAIYTKEGTTNTTEKKVFHSIKKEIEGFYAERTFYTPNPEEPDFEKDNKAAVRNTIFWSPYVHPDATGTAKVSFKNTKVETQAKVTLEGITASGIPVVKHAFYSIKK from the coding sequence ATGACTCACCATTCTACCAAAGTTAAAAAAGGCCTTTTGCTTTGCCTTATATGCTTGCTTTCTACGTTCAATATTTTAAGCGCCCAAGAAAAAAAATCAATCACAGACATTGAAAAAATATATGTCCACACCGACAGAGATTATTATGTTTTGGGTGAAGATTTATGGTACAAGGCCTATGTAGTGAATGCGTACAGCCACCAGCTTTTCGATTACAGCAATGTGCTTTATGTGGAGCTGATTTCACCAGAATCTAAAATATTGGCAAGAAACAAAACCTTAATTCAAGAAGGTTTGGGCCATGGCGATTTTAAGCTCAACGATTCCATTGGTGCTAAGCCCGGGCGTTATCAACTTAGGGCTTACACGAATTATAGCAGAAACTTTGGTGACGATTTTATTTTTGAAAAGGATTTTGAAATTATTGATGTTTATCAGCAGTTTAAAACCGAAGAGACGGATTTAAATGCTGACCAGGCCAAAGCGGCCAAAACTATAGAAGCTAAAGAAAATCAAATTGACATTCAGTTTTTTCCTGAAGGAGGATCTTTGGTGCATAATGTGCCTTCGGCCGTGGCGTTTAAGGCCACAGATAGTTATGGTAATCCTGTTGAGGTAAAAGGCGAGATTTACGATTCCAATAACCAATTGGTTTCGTTGTTTTTGGGTGTGCACAATGGCATGGGCAAGTTTCAGCTCAAACCCCAATTAGGATCAAATTATTATGCAAAGATAACAACATCCAGCGGATTAACGTTTGAAAAGCAGTTGCCGGAAGTTATTGAAACTGGTTATCTCTTGTCATATAAAAAATACCAAAACAGAGATATAGTAAGCATTAGAACAAATGCAAAAACCATGGCAGAACAAGGTGGCCAAGTAAGCATTTCTTGTAATACTAGAGGCATTAATTACCTAGAAGGTACCCAACAACTAAATAAAACCGTACTGTCTTTTGAATTGCCCACCCAGCGTTTTACCGAGGGCATTTCGCAAATTACGTTGTACGATAGTAAAGGTCTCCCGCAAAGTGAACGCTTGGTATATATTGAAAAGTCACAAGATTTGCAAGTAGAGCTTAGTACAGACAAAAACGAATATGTAATAGGAGAGCATGTACATTTAAACCTTAAAAGCCAGACAAAAAGCGGTGATGGCGTTTTAGCTAGTTTCTCGCTAAGTGTGGCTGATACCAATGGTTCAAATCTAACAAACGATTACAGTTCCAACATCTGTTCGCATTTTTTGTTGGAATCTGATATTCGAGGAAAAATTATAGACCCAGGTTACTATTTTGATAAGCGTAATAAGCAAAGACTGGCACATCTTGATTTACTGTTGCTAACACAAGGCTGGCGCAATTTCCTTTGGAAAACTATGCCGAAACCATCAGCCGATCGTTATTATGAGGTTGAAAAGGGATTTGAAATTACAGGAAATGTCAAACAACTTTTTGGGCAAAAACCCAAAGTAGGGCTCAATCTTACATTAGCTTTGATGGGTGAAAAAGGCATGAATATTTTAAACGCGGAAACCGATTCGCTTGGCCATTTTAAATTCGATGAGTTGATGTTTGTTGGAAAAACCAATATGTTTTTAAATTCTAGAAACGACCGAGGAAAATTTAGAGGAGAGATTGTAATGAACCCTTTTGAAACGAAACCGATGCCAGCAAACTTTAGTGTTAAAGACAGCATTTTTCTCGAACCAGTAACGACTTCAGAAAAAATTATTGAAAACGTTTACAGGAAATACGCCTCGTTTGGCATTGCTGCTGAAAACGTGTTGGATGCCGTAGAAATTACGGCCACCAAGAAAAGGGAATCAACGAGTTTACACGGCATAGCCGATTTTACTTATGAAGTTGACGAAAACTCACCTGTGGTGAATGATATTTATCAGTTTATTCAGCTTACTATACCTGGAACAATTGTTACTAACGATACTGTACGTTTTATGCGATTTAGTGGCCCTGCACATATTATATTGGACGGTTTTCCGTTGTTCACCCAAGCCGATTTAGATTTTGTGCTGCCAGAAAATGTTGAAAGAATAGAAGCTATTAAAGGGCCTTCGGCGGCTATTTACGGTGCCGAGGGTGCCAATGGCGTTATTGCAATTTACACTAAGGAAGGAACGACTAATACAACTGAAAAGAAAGTGTTCCACAGTATAAAAAAGGAAATCGAAGGCTTTTATGCAGAGCGTACTTTTTATACGCCTAACCCAGAAGAACCCGATTTTGAAAAGGACAATAAGGCTGCTGTGCGAAATACTATTTTCTGGAGTCCTTATGTGCATCCCGATGCCACAGGTACGGCAAAAGTTAGCTTTAAAAATACTAAGGTAGAAACCCAAGCTAAAGTGACTTTAGAAGGTATTACGGCGTCCGGTATTCCGGTGGTTAAACACGCTTTTTATTCCATAAAAAAATAA
- the lepA gene encoding translation elongation factor 4, which translates to MKNIRNFCIIAHIDHGKSTLADRLLDYTGSVTAREKQDQLLDNMDLERERGITIKSHAIQMDYIYNDEHFVLNLIDTPGHVDFSYEVSRSIAACEGALLIVDAAQSIQAQTISNLYLALENDLEIIPVLNKVDLPSANPEEVTDDIVDLLGCDPEEVIHASGKTGFGVDNILKAIIERIPAPKGDPNAPLRALIFDSVYNTFRGVETYFRVFDGEIKKGQHIKFAATNKDYYADEVGTLKLTQVAKKDIKTGDVGYLITGIKTAKEVKVGDTITSFTNPTKNVVSGFEDVKPMVFAGIYPVDTEDFEELRASMEKLQLNDASLVFQPESSAALGFGFRCGFLGMLHMEIIQERLEREFDMTVITTVPNVSYHAYTNKEPDDIVIVNNPSDLPDPSTLNRVEEPYIKATIITKADFIGNVMSLCIEKRGIITNQTYLTTERVELTFEMPLAEIVFDFYDRLKTVSKGYASFDYHPIGMKPSKLVRLDILLNAQPVDALSALIHADNAQSVGRKMCEKLKELIPRQQFDIPIQAAVGAKIISRETIKALRKDVTAKCYGGDISRKRKLLEKQKKGKKRMRQVGNVEIPQQAFMAVLKLND; encoded by the coding sequence ATGAAAAATATCAGGAATTTTTGCATCATTGCACATATAGATCACGGAAAAAGTACATTGGCAGACCGTTTGCTCGATTACACAGGGTCGGTAACAGCACGTGAAAAGCAAGACCAGTTGCTTGATAACATGGATTTGGAGCGCGAGCGTGGTATTACCATAAAATCGCACGCCATACAAATGGACTATATTTACAACGACGAACACTTTGTATTAAACCTAATTGACACACCCGGCCATGTAGATTTTAGTTACGAAGTATCGCGATCCATCGCAGCTTGCGAGGGCGCTTTGCTTATTGTTGATGCGGCCCAAAGCATACAAGCGCAAACCATTTCTAATCTTTATTTGGCCTTAGAAAACGATTTGGAAATTATTCCTGTGTTAAATAAGGTTGATTTGCCCAGTGCCAATCCCGAAGAGGTAACCGACGATATCGTCGATTTATTGGGCTGCGATCCCGAAGAAGTCATTCACGCCAGTGGAAAAACAGGTTTCGGAGTAGATAATATTTTAAAAGCCATTATTGAGCGCATTCCAGCACCAAAAGGAGACCCCAATGCACCTTTACGTGCATTGATTTTCGATTCGGTTTACAACACATTTAGAGGCGTTGAAACTTATTTTAGGGTGTTTGATGGCGAAATAAAAAAAGGCCAGCATATTAAATTTGCCGCTACCAATAAAGATTATTATGCCGATGAAGTGGGCACACTAAAACTCACTCAAGTTGCAAAAAAAGATATCAAAACAGGCGATGTGGGTTACTTGATTACAGGTATTAAAACGGCTAAGGAAGTAAAAGTAGGTGATACTATTACCAGTTTTACCAACCCTACCAAAAATGTGGTTTCAGGGTTTGAAGACGTTAAACCTATGGTATTTGCAGGTATTTATCCCGTTGACACGGAAGATTTCGAAGAACTTCGTGCCTCGATGGAAAAATTACAGCTTAACGATGCTTCGTTGGTTTTCCAACCCGAAAGTTCTGCAGCTTTAGGCTTCGGGTTCCGTTGCGGATTTTTAGGCATGCTCCACATGGAAATTATACAAGAACGTTTGGAGCGCGAATTCGATATGACGGTAATCACCACCGTTCCTAACGTATCGTACCACGCCTACACCAACAAAGAACCCGACGACATTGTTATTGTTAACAACCCTTCAGATTTACCCGATCCTTCAACTTTAAATCGTGTTGAAGAACCCTATATAAAAGCCACCATCATTACCAAAGCCGATTTTATTGGAAATGTTATGTCGCTTTGTATTGAAAAACGCGGTATTATTACCAATCAAACCTATTTGACTACCGAACGTGTGGAATTAACTTTTGAAATGCCCTTGGCGGAAATTGTATTCGATTTTTATGATAGGTTGAAAACCGTTTCAAAAGGTTATGCGTCTTTCGATTACCACCCCATAGGCATGAAACCTTCAAAATTGGTTCGATTGGATATTTTATTGAACGCTCAACCCGTTGATGCGCTTTCGGCATTAATCCATGCCGACAATGCACAATCAGTTGGAAGAAAGATGTGCGAAAAACTTAAGGAACTTATTCCACGTCAGCAATTCGATATTCCTATCCAGGCTGCTGTTGGCGCTAAAATTATATCGCGCGAAACTATAAAAGCATTGCGTAAAGACGTTACAGCAAAATGTTACGGTGGCGATATTTCGCGTAAACGTAAACTTTTGGAAAAACAGAAAAAGGGTAAAAAACGTATGCGCCAAGTGGGTAACGTAGAAATTCCACAGCAAGCATTTATGGCGGTATTGAAGCTTAACGATTAA
- a CDS encoding M48 family metallopeptidase: MIKDQIQYGTTIIDYELEFSERKTLGIKVHPDKTVEVNAPSDSNIDVIKARVKQKASWILKQQEFFLSFDPITPPRKFVSGETHLYLGKQYRLKIIESENESVKMKDGYILIQVALNNDTPRIEFLLKKWYKEKASLHFNKLFKETVPYSKGFYNGTPVLKYRWMKKRWGSCDVNGQIHLNLELIKAPKSCIEYVIVHELCHLAHLNHSKAFFELMEKIYPNWKETKNKLEKLMV; encoded by the coding sequence ATGATTAAGGACCAAATACAGTACGGGACTACAATAATTGACTACGAGCTCGAATTTTCTGAACGTAAAACTTTAGGAATAAAAGTTCATCCCGATAAGACTGTTGAGGTAAATGCTCCTAGTGATAGTAATATAGACGTTATAAAAGCAAGAGTTAAGCAAAAGGCTAGTTGGATTTTAAAACAACAGGAATTCTTCTTATCATTTGACCCAATTACTCCACCGAGAAAATTTGTCAGTGGAGAGACACACCTATACCTTGGAAAACAGTATCGCTTAAAAATCATTGAATCAGAAAATGAATCTGTCAAAATGAAAGATGGTTATATTCTCATACAAGTGGCTTTAAATAATGACACCCCTCGTATTGAGTTCTTATTGAAAAAGTGGTATAAAGAAAAAGCATCGTTACATTTTAATAAGCTATTCAAAGAAACTGTCCCATACTCCAAAGGATTCTATAATGGGACACCCGTGTTAAAGTATCGGTGGATGAAAAAAAGGTGGGGAAGTTGTGACGTAAATGGTCAAATACACCTCAACTTAGAACTTATCAAGGCTCCTAAAAGCTGCATTGAATACGTGATTGTGCATGAGCTATGTCACTTGGCCCATTTAAACCACAGTAAAGCTTTTTTTGAGCTTATGGAAAAGATATATCCTAACTGGAAAGAGACAAAAAATAAATTAGAAAAATTAATGGTATAA
- a CDS encoding ABC transporter permease, translating into MNFPLYIAKRYLRSKSSNNAINFITNIALVGVILGAASLFIVLSGFAGLKDFTLQFSTIVDPDLKAEPSTGKSFVLSDDEINKLNNLDDIAQYSKIIEERVFITSDNKNTLATLKGVDQHFQNVVNIDSVIEYGSWVEQKTNQLVVGWGISNSLSLGVLDFTKPINVFVPKPGKGQITSTKNAFNSVRAINVGVFFINETLNDSYIYAPIDLAKNLLNYNTNQYTALEFKLKDDIDETHAKANIQSILGDKAILKNRAQLNDAIYKMLNTENLAVYLIFTLVLIIAFFNVIGSLIMMMLDKKQSLNTIFNMGTTVKDIRKIFFYQGSLMSVVGGLIGLIVALVVTTLQKTFGWVMITPTLPYPVTVKLENFIIVFLTISVLGIVASKIASARITKALVQHI; encoded by the coding sequence TTGAATTTTCCCCTCTATATAGCTAAACGTTACCTGCGCAGTAAAAGCAGTAACAATGCTATTAATTTTATAACCAACATAGCACTTGTTGGTGTTATCTTAGGGGCCGCTTCGCTATTTATCGTCCTTTCTGGTTTTGCCGGACTCAAGGATTTTACCCTACAATTTTCAACTATTGTAGACCCCGATTTAAAGGCCGAACCTTCTACTGGAAAATCGTTTGTGCTTTCGGATGACGAAATCAACAAGTTGAATAATCTTGATGACATTGCCCAATATTCAAAAATTATTGAAGAACGGGTTTTTATTACTTCCGACAATAAAAACACCTTAGCTACGCTAAAAGGTGTTGACCAACATTTTCAAAATGTAGTAAATATCGATTCTGTGATTGAGTATGGTAGTTGGGTTGAACAAAAAACCAATCAGCTTGTGGTTGGTTGGGGTATTTCGAACAGTTTGTCTTTGGGCGTTTTAGATTTTACCAAACCCATAAACGTTTTTGTGCCCAAACCTGGAAAAGGTCAAATAACCTCTACAAAAAATGCTTTTAACAGTGTTAGAGCCATAAATGTTGGGGTGTTTTTTATAAATGAAACTTTAAACGACAGCTACATTTATGCCCCAATTGATTTAGCTAAAAACCTCTTGAACTATAACACCAATCAATATACTGCGTTAGAATTTAAACTCAAGGACGATATTGATGAAACCCATGCAAAAGCTAACATCCAATCTATTTTAGGCGATAAAGCGATTTTAAAAAATCGTGCACAACTTAACGATGCCATATATAAAATGTTGAATACCGAAAACTTAGCGGTTTATCTCATTTTTACTTTAGTACTAATTATTGCATTTTTTAACGTTATTGGCTCGTTGATTATGATGATGTTGGATAAAAAACAAAGCTTGAATACTATTTTTAATATGGGCACAACGGTAAAAGATATTCGGAAAATATTCTTTTACCAAGGCAGCCTGATGAGTGTTGTAGGTGGACTTATCGGGCTAATTGTAGCACTGGTTGTTACTACATTACAAAAAACCTTTGGTTGGGTAATGATAACACCAACATTACCTTATCCCGTTACCGTAAAACTTGAAAACTTCATTATTGTATTTTTAACCATTTCGGTATTGGGCATTGTGGCTTCAAAAATTGCATCGGCCCGCATTACCAAGGCTTTGGTACAACATATTTGA